In the Salvia miltiorrhiza cultivar Shanhuang (shh) chromosome 8, IMPLAD_Smil_shh, whole genome shotgun sequence genome, ATCGAGTTGTTCCAGAACCATCTCTCCGGCGATATTCCGGATTCATTTTCCGGTCTCACTTCGTTGCTGCGTTTCGACGCGTCGCAGAACAATCTGACCGGAAAGATTCCCCAAAGTCTGGCAGCTCTGCAGCTGGAGTCGTTCAATCTGAATGACAATCTCTTAGAAGGTGAAATTCCGGAAATTTTAGCTTTAAATCCGAAAATTTATCAGCTGAAGCTATTTAACAACAAGCTTTCCGGATCTCTGCCGGAGTTATTGGGCATGAATTCCGATTTAGGAGAAATCGACATTTCCGGCAACAATTTGGAAGGTCCGCTGCCCCAAAACTTGTGTTACAGAAGGAATCTTCATAGTTTAATAATATTTGGGAACAGAATATCGGGTACAATTCCTGATGCGTACGGTAAATGCAGCACTCTATCGTACGTGCGTATTCAAAACAACGAGCTTTCCGGAGTTGTACCTGATGCTTTCTGGGCTCTCAATCTCGATCACATCGACTTCACCAACAACAAATTGGAAGGAACTATTCCACCATCAGTTTCATATGCAGAAGGCCTGCAGCAGTTATTGATATCCGGCAACAATTTCTCCGGAAATTTGCCTGAAGAAATCTGCCATTTGAAGGAGTTGAGGAAAATCGATTTGAGCGGAAACCACTTCTCCGGTGAGCTGCCTTACTGTATTAACCAATTTACAAAATTGCTGGAGCTCCACATGCGAGGAAACATGTTTTCCGGCGAGATTCCGGGAAAGATAGCCGCGTGGAGAGAGCTAACGCAGTTGGATTTGTCGGATAATCATCTCTCCGGCAACATTCCGGCGGATCTGGGAACTTTGCCGGTGTTAACCTTGTTGAATCTTTCCAACAATATGCTGTCCGGTGGGATTCCGGCGGAGTTAACTAAGCTCAAGCTAAACGAATTCGATGTCTCGAATAATCGGCTCCAAGGAAGAGTGCCAATTGGTTTAGACACCAAGTATTTTCTGCATAGCTTAATTGGGAATGCAGAATTGTGCAGTATGAATCTGAAGCAACTTCCATCTTGTTCAAGATCGAAGCCCTCGAGTTTGGTGTTGGTGGGGATTCTCTCATCTCTTGCATTCATACTGGCTGTCTCACTTGTTTGGCTGTTGATCAAGAATAGGAAGTTTATCGGTTTAGGTTGCCGAAATAAGCAGCCTTGGAAGATCACATCGTTCCAAAAGATCCGGTTCAGTGAGGAGGAGGTGCTGTTCTCATTGATCGATGAGAATCTTGTTGGGTCGGGGGCATCAGGCCGGGTGTATCGTGTGAGGTTGAAGAGCGGGAAGGTGGTTGCTGCTAAGCGGCTTTGGGAGGCGAAGGGGCTGGCAGAATCTGTGTTCCAGTCGGAGATGGAAACTTTGGGAAGAATTAGGCATGTTAACATAGTGAGGTTGCTGTTTAGCTTCGTTGGTGACAAGTGCAAGGTGCTTGTGTATGATTACATGGAGAATGGGAGTTTAGGGGATGTTTTGCACGGAGAGAAAGGCGGGGCGTTGCTGGACTGGCCGAGGAGGTTTGCCATTGCGATTGGGGCAGCTCAGGGGCTCGCCTACTTGCACCACGACTGTGTGCCTCCGATAGTGCACAGAGATCTTAAGCCCAACAACATTCTGTTGGATGAGGAGTTGAGGCCGAGGGTGGCTGATTTTGGGCTGGCCAAGATACTGAACAAGGAAGCAGACGAGGAAGACGGAGCCATGTCCCGTGTGGCCGGCTCTTATGGCTACATTGCACCAGGTGGGGGTGATGATATTGATATgcaacttcttcttcatcttgttTGTGGTAATGCCATTTTTAGCTTACAGTTTTGAACATGTTTGCAGAATACGGGTACACAATGAAAGTGACGGAGAAGAGCGATGTGTATAGCTTCGGGGTGGTGTTGCTGGAACTAGTAAGCGGGAGGAGGCCCAACCAGGAGAACAAGAACATCGTGAAGTGGGTAAGGGAGGTTGCATCATCATCGCCATCTGCACAAGTAATAGACTCGAGGATGGAGGCATCCACAGTTGAATATGAGCAAGTGGAGAAGCTGTTGAATGTGGCTCTCTTATGTACCGATGAGTTGCCCATCAATAGGCCCTCCATGAGAAGGGTTGTTGAACTGCTCAAGGATCATACCACTTAGCCATCTAACCAACTCTATTGTATTGCTCATTTCTGTACTCCACTTGGGGCAGAACCAGAAATgtaaaaaatttgaattttcataAGTCTTTGGATTTGTAAAACTAAAATCCATAGATGTTGTATCAAACTCATATACATATTTCACTGCTCTGTATAAGTGCTTATTGCAGTGTTAATCGGCCAAATGTTTACAACTTTGAAAATTCCCCGTCACAACTTTTCGGCTTGATTCTTGTGAATGAATGTGAAACTGAATGGATTGGGCTTGCAAAATGGATCAATGGGCCAGTAAAATAAAATCGAATTATTCTATTCACaaactcttttttcttttatatacttctttaattattttactaaaaGTTTTAATCCTTGTTTACccaaaaaaaatctgaaaaagaaaaagaagaaaatctGCTTATATATTTAGTAAGTACTTGAATTAGTTGTGTCCGCAAGGAAGCTGAGCAACTTGCAAACAATTCCAAGAAAACGAAAATGATTTATTTCCGGATAAGCTGATGACAAGCTCTGCCTCCTTGTTCCTTTTCGGAAGAGGAGCAGCTACCGGAACCTGCAGCCCGACTTCTGAATTCTTGTTGAGTTGATGAAGTTGACTTCCTTTTCTGCCTTTCGGCTTGGGAAGTGAAGTGTAGCTACGGCATTGCAGCTAAGGTATAGAAGAGATACGAGCTACCACGATACCGATGTCCTGATGTTCTTTCTGTTGTTGAGGATGTCAGTACTCTTTCTACTTCATTAAGACTGTGTTTCctttgatggaaaagaagagaaaaaatatattttcacctaagtttcaccattttcacatgtttattatgatgaaaAAATTTCTTTGGAcatgatgaaatattttttctcgGACAGTCcttttttcactcattttctctccaatgttaatattattctaaggtaggggtgtgaaaatatttttctaacattttctcattttttcatctttaataaacatatgataaaaaaaaaggagaaaatgttttttcattttttcttatcCATCTTTTTCAACGAAAATTTTATAACTGTTGAGAATATTAGAATAAGGGTCATGCATGCTACATGCACCCACTATTAAATAAGCCTAGCTGCATCTAGATTAGTTATGCTGAGCTGGCACCATGCGCGGTGCGTGTGTGTATTTCCTTTCCAATTGTATCTAGTATATAAGTGTTAGTTGTGTGATGTAAACTCTTGATCAATATGAAATACACTTTACTTTTGCTGCAAGCTTTCTTTTCTGTTATGGTATCCAGAGCAAAAGCCTTCCGCTGaaatcttcttcttcatttttcgATGGCACCTCACACGCCTTCCCCATCCAAAAATCAAAACAACCAATCACCTCCTTACGAGGATCAATCTAGTCCGTATTTCTTACCCAGCAGTGATAATCCTGGAGTCCAGTTAGTCACACAGCAATTGAACGGTTCAAACTACATCACATGGAGTCGCTCGATGACGACGACGCTTATGGCGAAGAACAAAGTTGCTTTTATCGACGGTTCGATTATGCGACCTCATTCTACCGATCTGTTATTTTCTCAGTGGCTTCGTTGCAACAGCATGGTTGTATCTTGGCTTCGCAATTCTGTCGTACCAGAGATCAGTTCCAGCATCATGTATATCGATGATGCGTCTCTTATCTGGAGCGATTTGAAAGAGCGGTTTTCTCAAGGTAACTTAGCTCGTATCTGTCAACTGAAGCAACAATTGCTCACTTTGAAGCAGGGATCTGATGATGTCAGTGCTTATTTCACCAAGTTGCGTATTCTCTGGGATGAATACCGCGATTTTCAGCCATCACGGTGGTGCGTTTGTGATAATTGTAGATGCCAGAGTTCTCGTAAATGGAATGAGTTTCAACTACAAGAATGTTCTATGCAATTTCTTATTGGTTTGAATTCCTCTTATTCTCAGATTCGGTCTCAGATTATTTCTACTGCACCTCTACCTTCTTTGCAGAGAATTTTTGCCTTAGTTTTGCAGGAAGAAAGGCAAAGATCTATTGAGCAACAATCACCTGTGATTAACTATGAAAATCAAGGTTCTATGATTAATGCAGCGGGTACAGCGAGTACAGCTCGTGGCCGAGGAGGCAGAGGAAAATTTCTATGTGCTCATTGTGGCAAAACTAGTCACACTGTGGATAAGTGTTTTGAGATCATAGGCTATCCCCCAGGCTATGGCAGAGGAAAACCTAAATCTCAAGGATATTCTAATGAAGGAAGCAGATCTATTAATCAGATGACAGCTAATGAGGCTGCGGTTGTTCCTCAAAATTCCTCTGGTTTGTCAGCTGCAGATATGGCTCGGATGATATCATATTTACAGACTCAGATGCAACTGAGTCCTCCTCCTGCTACTAATCAACAGCCGCCTGCATCAACAAAACCAGAGAATGTTCAATTTGGAGATTTTTCGGCTCCAGCTGCTGTCTCTCCTCCATTCAGTGGTACAGTATCCCTTCAGCCTCTAGTTTGTTCTATTTCTTTTTCCTCTTGTTGGTTGCTAGACACAGGTGCCACACACCATGTTTGCAATGACTCTAAAATGTTTAGTGATTCTTCCATTGCTAATAATATTCATGTCAGTCTGCCCAATGGTAGTAATGCCAAAGTTACTTGCATTGGTACCATTGTTATCTCTCATTCTCTTCAACTTAAATCTGTGCTATGTGTTCCTAGTTTCTCCTACAACCTCATTTCTGTCAGCTCCCTCACTACATCATCTAATTGCTCAGTGATTTTTACACACAATACCTTTGTGATTCAGGGAGCTTCACAGGGTACTGTGATTGGGAAGGGTAACCGAGTAGGCAACCTCTATGTGCTAGAAGCTTCTTCTCCAGTTCAGCTCACTCCATCTTCACTCTTTTCTGCCTGTCATGCAGTGTCAGCCGATGTGTGGCACCATAGACTAGGGCATTTATCTTTAAATAAACTTCAAATTTTGTCTAAAGTTTTGTCTATTCCTTCTTGTAAACAGACTCTATGTGAGATCTGTCTTTTAGCCAAACAAAAACGTCTGTCCTTTCCTAAATCACATCATGTATCTAAGGAAGTGTTTGATCTTATTCATTGTGACATTTGGGGACCATATCAAACCCCCACTGTGCAAGGATACACTTATTTTTTGACTATAGTTGATGATTGTTCTCGTTTTGTTTAGGACTTTTCTCATGAAGTTTAAGTCGGATGTCAAAGCCATTCTCACCCAATTTTTCAATATTGTGGTCACTCAGTTTGGGAAGCGCATAAAGATCCTTAGGTGTGATTAggcctgggaatcgggtcgggttcgggtaccctacccgaaaaaatcgggtacccgaacccgaaaatcaccaaaaccctatacccgataCCGAACCCGAAAaagaaatcgggtaccctaatacccgactcgggtacccgagtcgagtattcgggtaccctaattacccggtcaaaattgACATCAATGAATTGGGATGAATTTCCAGAATTACCCGAATTGACATCAATGAATTGGGATGAATTACTCGGATGAATTGGGat is a window encoding:
- the LOC131001800 gene encoding uncharacterized protein LOC131001800, which codes for MAPHTPSPSKNQNNQSPPYEDQSSPYFLPSSDNPGVQLVTQQLNGSNYITWSRSMTTTLMAKNKVAFIDGSIMRPHSTDLLFSQWLRCNSMVVSWLRNSVVPEISSSIMYIDDASLIWSDLKERFSQGNLARICQLKQQLLTLKQGSDDVSAYFTKLRILWDEYRDFQPSRWCVCDNCRCQSSRKWNEFQLQECSMQFLIGLNSSYSQIRSQIISTAPLPSLQRIFALVLQEERQRSIEQQSPVINYENQGSMINAAGTASTARGRGGRGKFLCAHCGKTSHTVDKCFEIIGYPPGYGRGKPKSQGYSNEGSRSINQMTANEAAVVPQNSSGLSAADMARMISYLQTQMQLSPPPATNQQPPASTKPENVQFGDFSAPAAVSPPFSGSFTGYCDWEG
- the LOC131001799 gene encoding LRR receptor-like serine/threonine-protein kinase HSL2, whose amino-acid sequence is MNYHNNLVFLLITAVFFITLMRSTTDASSRDAAILLRVKTSQLQDPLGMLQDWLESSPHAPCNWTGVSCTAAAVVALNLRSVGISGEFPADFCRISTLRNLDLSDNSLGGNISSDSISMCSHLFSLNLSSNYFVGSLPGFPVEFLNLSVLDFSINNFSGEIPANFVNLRSLQFLSLGSNLLNGSIPEFLSNLSELTQLVIALNPFRPSPLPANIGRLAKLEILMASMANLEGEIPESIGNLISIKLLDVSQNNLVGEIPKTIGGMKNAEQIELFQNHLSGDIPDSFSGLTSLLRFDASQNNLTGKIPQSLAALQLESFNLNDNLLEGEIPEILALNPKIYQLKLFNNKLSGSLPELLGMNSDLGEIDISGNNLEGPLPQNLCYRRNLHSLIIFGNRISGTIPDAYGKCSTLSYVRIQNNELSGVVPDAFWALNLDHIDFTNNKLEGTIPPSVSYAEGLQQLLISGNNFSGNLPEEICHLKELRKIDLSGNHFSGELPYCINQFTKLLELHMRGNMFSGEIPGKIAAWRELTQLDLSDNHLSGNIPADLGTLPVLTLLNLSNNMLSGGIPAELTKLKLNEFDVSNNRLQGRVPIGLDTKYFLHSLIGNAELCSMNLKQLPSCSRSKPSSLVLVGILSSLAFILAVSLVWLLIKNRKFIGLGCRNKQPWKITSFQKIRFSEEEVLFSLIDENLVGSGASGRVYRVRLKSGKVVAAKRLWEAKGLAESVFQSEMETLGRIRHVNIVRLLFSFVGDKCKVLVYDYMENGSLGDVLHGEKGGALLDWPRRFAIAIGAAQGLAYLHHDCVPPIVHRDLKPNNILLDEELRPRVADFGLAKILNKEADEEDGAMSRVAGSYGYIAPEYGYTMKVTEKSDVYSFGVVLLELVSGRRPNQENKNIVKWVREVASSSPSAQVIDSRMEASTVEYEQVEKLLNVALLCTDELPINRPSMRRVVELLKDHTT